From the genome of Cellvibrio japonicus Ueda107, one region includes:
- a CDS encoding DUF4256 domain-containing protein encodes MNAQQRNTLLETLKTRFEKNRQRHKDIDWAQLQTKLHGAPTKLAALNAMESTGGEPDVVGYDAATGEYLFFDCAAESPKGRRSVCYDREGLDSRKEHKPQHNALDMAATMGIDLLTEAEYRHLQTLGEFDTKTSSWIKTPASIRQLGGALFCDRRYNQVFTYHNGAQSYYAVRGFRGALRV; translated from the coding sequence ATGAATGCCCAACAACGCAATACGCTGCTGGAAACCTTAAAAACCCGCTTTGAGAAAAATAGGCAGCGCCATAAAGACATTGACTGGGCACAACTTCAAACAAAACTCCATGGTGCACCAACCAAACTTGCAGCACTCAATGCAATGGAAAGCACAGGGGGTGAGCCGGATGTAGTCGGCTATGACGCCGCGACAGGGGAATATCTTTTTTTCGATTGCGCGGCAGAGAGTCCGAAGGGTCGCCGCAGTGTTTGTTACGACCGCGAAGGATTGGACTCGCGCAAGGAACATAAACCGCAACACAATGCCCTGGACATGGCGGCAACCATGGGCATCGACCTCTTAACAGAGGCAGAGTACCGGCACTTGCAGACGCTGGGAGAGTTCGATACCAAAACATCCAGCTGGATCAAAACACCTGCCAGTATCCGTCAACTCGGCGGCGCCCTGTTTTGCGATCGACGCTATAACCAGGTATTCACCTACCACAACGGCGCCCAGTCTTACTACGCCGTGCGCGGATTTCGCGGCGCCTTACGGGTGTGA